A region from the Oceanidesulfovibrio marinus genome encodes:
- the murJ gene encoding murein biosynthesis integral membrane protein MurJ: protein MDEGIQQTETTAAGAGGAVKQDGAEAIAVRASSVAAATMASRLLGFVRDIIIASVLGVGPLADAFFAAFRFPLVVRRFFSEGALSLSVMPALAERQARDGWDGAQHLARSFLLRIGLWFVPAVVVILIAARPLAELVAPGFEAAQLDRMAALMRLMMPYLVCIAAVALLAAVCNFRDRFFLPAAIPAVFNLCIITGGVLAVLAGWDTALVIAACVSIAGVAQLVILAPAVRRLGFSVLGPADLRDPQAKAMLRRLGPVLVGSSSFQAMIVAATILATAMTSGSVGAIYFADRLIHFPLGIVGVAVATATLPRLSAHHAEKRHSDFRQVWEDGVALSLFLTLPAMAGLLALSGPITSLLFEHGAFDAHAAGMTAGTLRGFVIGLPALAASRALVAVLFAAAMIRQAVVASVAGMLCFAVLAWPAMAWQGAAGLAGAGALASWFVFLVQARAVSRTSGEQAHAPVWRAIVRRAFVPAVLSVGVFLAAWAMCGVLPPSWRRWSVIAIIPLCGAGYMAASLRLGVAESRALMQSLRKGGRRA, encoded by the coding sequence ATGGATGAAGGCATTCAGCAGACAGAGACGACGGCGGCCGGAGCCGGAGGCGCGGTAAAACAGGACGGCGCCGAGGCGATTGCGGTGCGGGCCTCCAGCGTGGCCGCTGCCACCATGGCCAGCCGGCTGCTCGGCTTTGTGCGGGATATCATCATCGCCTCCGTGCTGGGCGTGGGGCCGCTGGCCGACGCTTTTTTCGCGGCCTTCCGCTTCCCCCTGGTGGTGCGGCGCTTCTTCTCCGAGGGAGCCCTCAGCCTGAGCGTCATGCCGGCGCTGGCAGAGCGCCAGGCCCGGGACGGCTGGGATGGCGCGCAACACCTGGCGCGCTCGTTCCTCTTGCGCATCGGGCTGTGGTTCGTGCCCGCCGTCGTGGTCATCCTTATTGCGGCGCGGCCCCTGGCCGAGCTGGTCGCACCCGGTTTCGAGGCGGCGCAGCTCGACCGCATGGCCGCGCTCATGCGGTTGATGATGCCGTACCTGGTCTGCATAGCAGCCGTGGCGCTGCTTGCCGCGGTGTGCAACTTTCGGGACCGCTTTTTCCTGCCGGCCGCCATTCCGGCCGTGTTCAACCTCTGCATCATTACCGGCGGCGTGCTGGCCGTGCTTGCCGGCTGGGATACGGCGCTGGTCATCGCGGCCTGCGTCAGCATCGCCGGCGTGGCGCAGCTTGTCATCCTGGCCCCGGCGGTGCGGCGGCTCGGCTTCTCCGTCCTCGGGCCGGCCGATCTTCGTGATCCGCAGGCCAAGGCCATGCTCCGCCGGCTGGGTCCGGTGCTCGTGGGCTCGTCCTCCTTCCAAGCCATGATCGTAGCGGCCACCATCCTGGCAACGGCCATGACGTCCGGATCGGTCGGGGCCATCTACTTTGCGGACCGGCTCATCCATTTCCCCCTGGGCATTGTGGGCGTGGCCGTGGCCACGGCGACTCTGCCGCGGCTTTCCGCGCACCATGCGGAGAAACGGCACAGCGATTTCCGCCAGGTCTGGGAGGACGGCGTGGCGCTCTCGCTTTTCCTCACGCTGCCCGCCATGGCCGGGCTCCTGGCCCTGAGCGGGCCCATCACCTCGCTGCTGTTCGAGCACGGCGCCTTCGACGCCCACGCCGCGGGCATGACGGCGGGCACCCTGCGCGGGTTCGTCATCGGCCTGCCGGCGCTGGCCGCCAGCCGTGCGCTGGTGGCGGTGCTCTTTGCTGCGGCCATGATCCGGCAGGCGGTGGTGGCCTCGGTGGCCGGCATGCTCTGCTTTGCCGTGCTGGCTTGGCCGGCCATGGCCTGGCAGGGAGCGGCCGGTCTGGCCGGCGCCGGAGCCCTGGCGTCGTGGTTCGTCTTCCTGGTGCAGGCGCGCGCCGTGTCCCGCACGAGCGGCGAGCAGGCTCACGCTCCAGTCTGGCGGGCCATTGTCCGCCGGGCTTTTGTTCCGGCCGTGCTTTCGGTGGGGGTCTTCCTCGCAGCGTGGGCCATGTGCGGCGTGCTGCCGCCGTCATGGCGGCGGTGGTCGGTCATCGCGATCATTCCGCTGTGCGGGGCTGGGTACATGGCGGCGTCGCTGCGGCTGGGCGTGGCCGAGTCCAGGGCCCTGATGCAGTCATTGCGCAAGGGGGGACGGCGCGCGTGA
- the murA gene encoding UDP-N-acetylglucosamine 1-carboxyvinyltransferase, which translates to MDILIVEGNGPLSGTVPISGSKNAALPILIASLLMDGSVNYTNVPRLRDIGTTLKLLEVLGCPAEMDDAGNVTANPCEIAYQAPYELVRTMRASALCLGPLLARLGRASVALPGGCAIGARPVDMHLTALEKMGATFNLDAGYIEGVTDGLKGAHIAFPFPTVGGTENLLMAASLAEGTTILENAAREPEVCDLAEFLIQGGAKITGHGTSEITIEGVSELRQPKGASYRIMSDRIEAGTYLAAACITRGEVLIQNCPVDSMEAVLAPFEEMGAKLEEREDGLFVSAADRLKCVDVKTLPYPGFPTDMQAQIMAVMTLAEGSGVIEETIFENRFMHVQELVRMGARIKLSGRTAVVRGVEALTGAPVMASDLRASASLVVAALAAHGVTAIRRIYHLDRGYENIDAKLNALGAKVRREQE; encoded by the coding sequence ATGGACATACTCATTGTGGAAGGCAACGGACCCCTGTCCGGCACGGTGCCCATCAGCGGTTCGAAAAACGCGGCCCTGCCCATTCTCATCGCCTCCCTGCTCATGGACGGGTCTGTCAACTACACCAACGTGCCCAGGCTGCGGGACATCGGCACCACTCTCAAGCTGCTGGAGGTGCTGGGCTGCCCGGCGGAGATGGACGACGCCGGCAACGTCACCGCCAACCCCTGCGAGATCGCCTACCAGGCGCCCTACGAACTGGTGCGGACCATGCGCGCCTCGGCCCTGTGTCTGGGGCCGCTGCTGGCGCGCCTGGGACGAGCCTCCGTGGCCTTGCCCGGCGGATGCGCCATCGGCGCCCGGCCGGTGGACATGCATCTGACCGCCCTGGAGAAGATGGGCGCGACCTTCAATCTGGACGCCGGCTACATCGAGGGCGTTACCGACGGCCTCAAGGGCGCGCACATTGCCTTCCCCTTCCCCACCGTGGGCGGCACCGAGAACCTGCTGATGGCCGCCAGCCTGGCCGAGGGCACCACGATTTTGGAGAACGCGGCCCGCGAACCCGAGGTCTGCGACCTGGCCGAGTTCCTCATCCAGGGCGGAGCTAAAATCACCGGCCACGGCACCAGCGAGATCACCATCGAGGGCGTTTCCGAGCTTCGCCAGCCCAAGGGCGCCTCGTACCGCATTATGTCCGACCGCATCGAGGCCGGCACCTACCTCGCAGCGGCGTGCATCACACGTGGCGAGGTGCTCATACAAAACTGTCCGGTGGACAGCATGGAGGCGGTGCTCGCGCCGTTCGAGGAGATGGGCGCGAAGCTGGAGGAGCGCGAGGACGGCCTCTTCGTCTCCGCGGCCGACAGGCTCAAGTGCGTGGATGTGAAGACGCTGCCGTACCCCGGCTTCCCCACGGACATGCAGGCGCAGATCATGGCTGTGATGACCCTGGCCGAAGGGTCCGGCGTCATCGAGGAGACCATCTTCGAGAACCGCTTCATGCACGTGCAGGAGCTCGTGCGCATGGGGGCGCGGATCAAGCTCTCCGGCCGCACAGCCGTGGTGCGCGGGGTGGAAGCGCTCACCGGCGCGCCGGTGATGGCCTCGGACCTGCGGGCCAGCGCTTCCCTGGTGGTGGCGGCCCTTGCTGCGCACGGGGTGACGGCCATCCGCCGCATCTACCATCTGGATCGCGGCTACGAAAACATCGACGCCAAGCTGAACGCCCTGGGCGCGAAGGTGCGGCGGGAACAGGAATAA
- a CDS encoding DNA internalization-related competence protein ComEC/Rec2: MDRPALVPLLGWQQLLLAALAGFLAAAAPWAAGLGLVLLLWFIIGSRAAPLRHRVALAVAAVAVFGLGWAWSFHTEQARQAEAAAAPAWVEQGPKVRLRGRIAEAVTRPGRRLRIVLDDLERIHQDGSAEAMPGALRWTWLDPPVIPAEGARIVATLRLRPLHGLANQPGGDGYEQYWRSRGVLYTAFSVGDKAEAMLLSRGDALWEARLAVREKVFRHLIARGAPWTWAPAADTWQSQDGAAVSPGGAMAAALLLGERYFLDAGSMTLMKRADLAHSVALSGLHVACMALIGAGLAFLAGWLWPGIYLRVPRARLAALLACVLALVYVWLGGGSPSLVRAAVMFIFFGILLWMGRRSVIIDGLFLALAVICFTTPELTGDLRLVLSAASVAGIACVVPFLPGPKPSGDGSPKPRWRRWVDRSWRYLLGFLLVTLAVHLATLPLRVWYFGNLPLNPLANIIWLPLLGGLIMPVLVLGLALAALPWSWGAAQYAAAHVLGFGATLLDGMAAGLRWLDGHGFFGTVVTLRPTWPSWVGWWLLLVLALLWLERRRSGRDHLPRGWQALACVGVALMVAPPALAGIQAMRSEAVSLTILDVGQGQSVLVEGPGGVRALVDGGGFRSDFFDAGEDVVSPYLTRNRLPRLAYAVVSHGHTDHLKGLLFPLRLYDVGAFVRNSEPVAAQEEREELAAILARRKLPVRVAFAGDSLPLAEGLSFEVVHPSPEFEAGELNDSSLVLRLVWRGHPLALLPGDIEAKAVRAILDSGRDITAEVLIAPHHGGASSVNMEFYRAVGPRIAVASAGYLNQWRLPSMKLRSAMQKLDIPLIVTSSHGAVRMTWQAPGRDPAVQAARE, translated from the coding sequence ATGGACCGCCCGGCGCTCGTTCCGCTTCTAGGCTGGCAACAGCTCTTGCTCGCGGCGCTGGCCGGGTTCCTGGCCGCTGCCGCGCCGTGGGCCGCCGGGCTCGGGCTGGTTCTGCTACTGTGGTTTATCATCGGCAGCCGGGCGGCTCCACTCAGGCATCGTGTAGCCTTGGCCGTGGCCGCCGTGGCGGTGTTCGGCCTGGGCTGGGCATGGTCCTTCCATACTGAGCAAGCGCGCCAGGCAGAGGCAGCCGCCGCCCCGGCATGGGTGGAGCAGGGGCCGAAGGTGCGCCTGCGCGGCCGCATCGCCGAGGCAGTGACCCGGCCCGGACGCCGGCTGCGCATCGTGCTGGACGATCTGGAGCGGATTCATCAGGACGGCTCCGCCGAGGCCATGCCCGGCGCGCTCAGGTGGACGTGGCTCGATCCGCCGGTGATCCCGGCCGAAGGCGCGCGCATCGTGGCAACCCTCAGGCTGCGCCCCCTGCACGGATTGGCCAACCAGCCGGGCGGCGATGGCTACGAGCAGTACTGGCGGAGTCGCGGCGTGCTCTACACGGCGTTCTCCGTGGGCGACAAGGCCGAGGCCATGCTGCTGTCGCGCGGTGACGCGCTGTGGGAGGCGCGGCTGGCCGTGCGGGAAAAGGTCTTTCGCCATCTCATTGCCCGCGGCGCGCCCTGGACGTGGGCTCCGGCCGCAGACACGTGGCAGTCGCAGGACGGCGCGGCGGTTTCACCCGGCGGAGCCATGGCCGCGGCGCTGCTCCTGGGAGAACGCTATTTCCTGGACGCCGGCTCCATGACGCTCATGAAGCGGGCCGACCTCGCCCACTCCGTGGCCCTGTCCGGGCTGCATGTGGCCTGCATGGCGCTAATCGGCGCGGGGCTGGCGTTCCTGGCCGGCTGGCTGTGGCCGGGGATCTATCTGCGCGTTCCCAGGGCGCGGCTGGCCGCGCTTCTGGCGTGTGTGCTGGCGCTGGTCTACGTCTGGCTGGGCGGCGGCTCGCCCTCGCTGGTCCGCGCCGCCGTGATGTTCATATTCTTCGGCATCCTGCTGTGGATGGGCCGGCGGTCCGTGATCATCGACGGACTCTTTCTGGCCCTGGCCGTCATCTGCTTCACCACGCCGGAGCTGACCGGCGACCTGCGGCTGGTGCTCTCCGCCGCCAGCGTAGCCGGCATCGCCTGCGTCGTACCGTTCCTGCCCGGACCAAAGCCCTCCGGCGACGGCTCCCCAAAACCCCGCTGGCGGCGTTGGGTTGACCGGAGCTGGCGCTATCTCCTCGGCTTCCTGCTGGTCACGCTGGCCGTGCACCTGGCCACGCTGCCGCTGCGCGTCTGGTACTTCGGCAACCTGCCGCTCAATCCTTTAGCCAACATCATCTGGCTGCCTCTGCTGGGCGGTCTGATCATGCCGGTGCTCGTTCTGGGGCTCGCCCTGGCCGCGCTGCCGTGGTCTTGGGGTGCGGCGCAGTACGCCGCGGCGCACGTGCTGGGGTTCGGGGCAACGCTGCTGGACGGCATGGCGGCCGGGCTGCGCTGGCTGGACGGGCACGGGTTTTTCGGCACAGTGGTCACACTGCGGCCCACGTGGCCGTCGTGGGTTGGCTGGTGGTTGCTGCTGGTGCTGGCGCTGCTCTGGCTGGAGCGGCGGCGTTCCGGCCGGGACCACTTGCCGCGCGGCTGGCAGGCGCTGGCCTGTGTGGGGGTCGCGCTCATGGTCGCGCCGCCGGCCCTGGCCGGCATCCAGGCCATGCGCTCGGAGGCCGTCTCGCTCACTATCCTGGACGTGGGGCAGGGGCAGTCCGTCCTGGTGGAGGGGCCGGGTGGGGTGCGCGCCCTGGTGGATGGCGGTGGGTTCCGCTCCGATTTCTTCGACGCTGGCGAGGATGTGGTCTCGCCGTACCTGACGCGCAATCGCCTGCCGCGGCTTGCGTACGCTGTGGTCAGCCATGGCCATACCGACCACCTCAAGGGCCTGCTCTTCCCGCTGCGGCTTTATGATGTGGGCGCGTTCGTGCGCAACAGCGAGCCAGTGGCGGCGCAGGAGGAGCGTGAAGAGCTGGCGGCCATTTTGGCCCGGCGGAAGCTGCCGGTGCGTGTTGCCTTTGCCGGAGACAGCCTCCCCCTGGCCGAGGGCCTCTCCTTCGAGGTGGTGCATCCGTCGCCGGAGTTCGAGGCCGGCGAACTCAACGACTCCTCCCTGGTGCTACGCCTGGTGTGGCGGGGCCACCCGCTGGCTCTGCTGCCCGGAGATATAGAAGCCAAGGCCGTGCGCGCCATCCTGGACTCCGGTCGTGACATCACCGCCGAGGTGCTGATCGCGCCGCATCACGGCGGTGCATCCAGCGTGAACATGGAGTTCTACCGCGCAGTGGGGCCGCGCATCGCCGTGGCCAGCGCCGGGTACCTCAACCAGTGGAGGCTGCCGAGCATGAAGTTGCGTAGCGCCATGCAGAAGCTGGACATTCCGCTCATCGTCACTTCCAGCCACGGAGCCGTGCGGATGACATGGCAGGCGCCGGGCAGGGATCCGGCCGTACAGGCTGCGCGGGAGTAA
- the trpS gene encoding tryptophan--tRNA ligase: protein MTALNRRIVSGMRPTGPLHLGHYFGVLKNWVDLTKDFECFFFVADWHAMTTEYANPQRIKGFVPELVKDWVAAGLDPARCTMFQQSKVPTHAELNMIFSMITPLGWLERCPTYKEQKQQLMEKDLNTYGFLGYPVLMAVDILLYRPGSVPVGQDQLPHLELTREIARRFNHLYGDFFPEPQAQLTEQAKLPGLDGRKMSKSYGNSIYLRESMDEIRPKVMKMLTDENRKRKSDPGDPDICNLFPYHEVMTDKEKQAEIREGCTKATWGCVDCKKLLLESMESFLGPIQTRRAELDKDPDAIWEILRKGDAHAMEESTRTMDEIRGILNFT, encoded by the coding sequence ATGACTGCTTTGAATCGGCGTATTGTCTCCGGCATGCGGCCCACGGGACCGCTCCACCTCGGCCACTACTTTGGCGTACTCAAGAACTGGGTTGATCTGACCAAGGACTTCGAGTGCTTCTTTTTCGTCGCCGACTGGCACGCCATGACCACGGAGTACGCCAACCCGCAGCGCATCAAGGGCTTCGTGCCCGAGCTGGTCAAGGACTGGGTCGCTGCCGGCCTCGATCCTGCCCGCTGCACCATGTTCCAGCAGTCCAAGGTGCCCACCCACGCCGAGCTCAACATGATCTTCTCCATGATCACCCCCCTGGGCTGGCTGGAGCGCTGCCCCACCTACAAGGAGCAGAAGCAGCAGCTCATGGAGAAGGACCTGAACACCTACGGCTTTCTGGGCTACCCGGTGCTCATGGCCGTGGACATCCTGCTGTACCGGCCGGGCTCCGTGCCCGTGGGCCAGGACCAGCTGCCGCACCTGGAGCTCACCCGCGAGATCGCCCGCCGCTTCAACCACCTCTACGGCGACTTCTTCCCGGAACCCCAGGCCCAGCTCACCGAGCAGGCCAAGCTCCCGGGCCTGGACGGCCGCAAGATGAGCAAGAGCTACGGCAACTCCATCTACCTCCGGGAGTCCATGGACGAGATCCGGCCCAAGGTCATGAAGATGCTCACGGACGAGAACCGCAAGCGCAAGAGCGACCCCGGCGATCCGGACATCTGCAACCTCTTCCCCTACCACGAGGTCATGACGGACAAGGAGAAGCAGGCCGAGATCCGCGAAGGCTGCACCAAGGCCACCTGGGGCTGCGTGGACTGCAAGAAGCTGCTGCTGGAGTCCATGGAGTCCTTCCTGGGCCCCATCCAGACGCGCCGCGCCGAGCTGGACAAGGACCCGGACGCCATCTGGGAAATCCTCCGGAAGGGCGACGCCCACGCCATGGAGGAGTCCACCCGCACCATGGACGAGATCCGCGGGATTCTGAACTTTACCTAG
- a CDS encoding site-2 protease family protein → MPDIATAIQSVAISFVPFFLGVICHEVAHGYVAYRLGDPTAKMAGRLTLNPIPHLDTMGTLVFVLTALLPSPIVFGWAKPVPVDPRHFKNPMKGMMLCSAAGPGTNILLAIIFALALKFVTLSVDSVEALRASAVLYPLFLICRTGLYLNLILAFLNLIPIPPLDGSKILMGFLPRDLAIKYMSIDRYGLLILILLLATGALGYVLWPLVTGSAQLILTLVGL, encoded by the coding sequence ATGCCTGACATTGCAACTGCGATCCAATCGGTCGCCATCAGCTTCGTCCCCTTTTTCCTGGGGGTCATCTGCCACGAGGTCGCTCACGGCTATGTGGCCTATCGTCTTGGCGACCCCACGGCCAAAATGGCCGGCCGCCTGACGCTGAATCCCATCCCCCATCTGGACACCATGGGCACGCTCGTGTTCGTGCTCACTGCGCTTTTGCCCAGCCCCATCGTCTTTGGCTGGGCCAAACCCGTGCCTGTTGATCCCCGGCACTTCAAGAATCCCATGAAGGGGATGATGCTCTGCTCCGCGGCCGGGCCCGGCACCAACATCCTGCTGGCCATCATCTTTGCCCTTGCCCTGAAGTTCGTCACCCTCAGCGTGGACTCCGTAGAGGCGTTGCGCGCCAGCGCCGTGCTCTACCCGCTCTTCCTGATCTGCCGAACCGGCTTGTACCTCAACCTTATTCTCGCGTTCCTCAACCTCATCCCCATACCGCCGCTGGACGGCTCCAAGATCCTCATGGGCTTCCTGCCCCGCGATCTGGCCATCAAGTACATGAGCATCGATCGCTACGGACTCTTGATCCTGATCCTTCTGCTCGCCACCGGCGCGTTGGGCTACGTGCTCTGGCCGCTCGTTACGGGCTCGGCGCAGCTCATCCTCACCCTCGTGGGTCTGTAA
- a CDS encoding response regulator, whose product MADEKKVLVVDDEKHIRMLYREELESEGYDIATSDGQEEILDVIARENPRVVILDIKLGANRSGLDLLQEIRDKDPDIPVILSTAYDSFQHDLKSVSADYYVVKSVDLSELKSKVALAMAKAAKQ is encoded by the coding sequence ATGGCCGATGAGAAAAAAGTACTGGTTGTCGACGACGAGAAGCATATCCGCATGCTGTACCGCGAGGAACTTGAAAGCGAAGGATACGACATTGCCACCTCCGACGGTCAGGAAGAAATTCTCGATGTCATCGCTCGCGAGAATCCCAGAGTCGTCATCCTCGACATCAAGCTGGGCGCCAACCGCTCCGGGCTCGACCTGCTGCAGGAAATCCGCGACAAGGACCCAGACATCCCGGTCATCCTCTCCACCGCCTACGACTCCTTCCAGCACGATCTCAAGTCCGTCTCCGCCGACTACTACGTGGTAAAATCCGTGGACCTTTCCGAGCTCAAGAGCAAGGTCGCCCTGGCCATGGCCAAGGCGGCGAAACAATAA
- a CDS encoding Hpt domain-containing protein has translation MELLGELYAAFRLDAPLKLDKLAKAMADGELVEARKQAHSIKGAAATVGALASRQLAERLEKGVNNLPAQESEALRAELVIELQVAFAAMDKAVEAANK, from the coding sequence ATGGAGCTGCTGGGGGAACTCTACGCCGCATTCCGGCTGGACGCCCCGCTCAAGCTCGATAAACTTGCCAAGGCCATGGCCGACGGAGAGCTTGTGGAAGCGCGCAAGCAGGCGCACTCCATCAAGGGCGCCGCCGCCACCGTAGGCGCTCTGGCCTCCCGGCAGCTTGCCGAACGCTTGGAAAAGGGAGTCAACAATTTGCCGGCGCAAGAGTCCGAGGCTCTGCGCGCCGAGCTCGTCATCGAACTCCAGGTCGCTTTCGCGGCCATGGACAAAGCCGTGGAAGCAGCAAACAAGTGA
- a CDS encoding TIGR00269 family protein, with product MKCSRCKEPAQIALPSHHAGFCEPCFLEFFRRQLERGIRKQKLFDHSDSILLAISGGKDSLALARELKAMEYDLTGLHVDLGIPGSSEKARAVVEAFCQAHDIPLVVVALEEEGIPIPEVKRRIHRPICSVCGKVKRYYFNKLAQDRGFTVLATGHNLDDEVARLFANTLRWDAAYLSDQGPLLPAEGGFARKVKPLWRISEYETAAYCFFTGIEYHMAACPYSEGASFTRHKKLLADLEEASPGQKLSFYQSFLESGRPAFAASEAEHGPELTPCAQCGYPTSAELCGVCRVRDALGQEPAA from the coding sequence ATGAAATGTAGCCGTTGCAAGGAGCCGGCGCAGATCGCCCTGCCCAGTCACCACGCGGGGTTCTGCGAGCCGTGCTTTCTCGAGTTCTTCCGCCGCCAGCTGGAGCGCGGCATCCGCAAGCAGAAGCTTTTCGACCATTCCGACTCCATCCTGCTGGCCATCTCCGGCGGCAAGGACTCCCTGGCCCTGGCACGAGAGCTCAAGGCCATGGAATACGACCTCACGGGCCTGCACGTGGACCTGGGCATACCGGGCTCCTCGGAAAAGGCGCGCGCCGTGGTGGAGGCGTTCTGCCAGGCGCACGACATACCCCTCGTGGTGGTCGCGCTGGAGGAGGAGGGCATCCCCATCCCAGAGGTTAAGCGCCGCATCCACCGGCCCATCTGCTCCGTGTGCGGCAAGGTGAAGCGCTACTACTTCAACAAGCTGGCGCAGGACCGCGGCTTCACCGTGCTGGCCACAGGCCACAACCTGGACGACGAGGTGGCTCGGCTCTTCGCCAACACCCTGCGCTGGGACGCCGCTTACCTTTCGGACCAGGGGCCGCTGCTGCCTGCCGAGGGCGGGTTTGCGCGCAAGGTCAAGCCCCTGTGGCGCATCTCCGAGTACGAGACCGCGGCGTACTGCTTCTTTACGGGCATCGAGTACCATATGGCTGCCTGCCCGTACTCCGAAGGCGCGAGCTTCACCCGGCACAAGAAGCTGCTGGCCGACCTGGAAGAGGCATCCCCTGGCCAGAAGCTCTCCTTCTACCAGAGCTTCCTGGAGTCCGGCAGGCCAGCCTTCGCGGCCAGCGAGGCCGAGCACGGCCCGGAGCTGACCCCCTGCGCCCAGTGCGGCTACCCTACCAGCGCCGAGCTCTGCGGCGTGTGCCGCGTGCGTGACGCCCTGGGGCAGGAGCCGGCCGCGTGA
- a CDS encoding glycosyltransferase, which yields MSNAPAVSVLLPVRNAAATLERALDSVLCQTLDSFEIIAVDDGSGDATLDILRAYASRDPRIIVESTPPLGLVPALNRGLDLCRSDLVARMDGDDICHPDRLLRQKELLDARPELGVAGCLVHFGGDAEAAAGYAYHVDWCNRHVAEQDIALHRFQESPLPHPSVMFRTSIILDAGGYRDGAFPEDYELWLRLMDRGVRIAKVPEYLLTWSDPPERLSRVDSRYDVDAFYAVKAQYLARWLEQENPFHPNVTIIGAGRISRKRADMLEAHGVTIEAYVDIDPRKVGKTVHGRPVIHRDELDGPGKRFAVSYVASRGAAGEIEEFLHAHGWGAGKDYILAA from the coding sequence GTGAGCAACGCCCCTGCGGTGAGCGTGCTGCTGCCTGTACGCAACGCCGCCGCAACCCTGGAGCGCGCCCTGGACAGCGTGCTCTGCCAGACCCTGGACAGCTTCGAGATCATTGCCGTGGATGACGGCTCCGGCGATGCGACCCTGGACATCCTGCGCGCCTACGCGTCCCGTGATCCGCGCATCATCGTGGAGTCCACGCCGCCCCTCGGCCTGGTCCCGGCCCTGAATCGCGGGCTGGACCTGTGCCGCAGCGATCTCGTGGCGCGCATGGACGGCGACGACATCTGCCATCCGGACCGGCTTCTCAGGCAGAAAGAACTGCTCGACGCCAGGCCGGAGCTGGGCGTGGCCGGGTGTCTCGTGCACTTCGGCGGCGACGCCGAGGCCGCGGCTGGGTACGCCTACCATGTGGACTGGTGCAACCGCCACGTCGCCGAGCAGGACATCGCCCTGCACCGCTTCCAGGAGTCGCCGCTGCCCCACCCCTCGGTTATGTTTCGCACGTCCATAATTTTAGACGCTGGCGGCTATCGCGACGGCGCTTTTCCAGAGGACTACGAGCTGTGGCTGAGGCTCATGGACCGCGGCGTGCGCATCGCTAAGGTGCCGGAGTATCTGCTCACCTGGAGCGATCCGCCGGAGCGGCTTTCGCGGGTCGATTCGCGCTACGATGTGGACGCCTTCTACGCCGTCAAGGCGCAGTACCTGGCGCGTTGGCTCGAACAGGAAAATCCCTTCCATCCCAACGTCACCATTATCGGCGCCGGCCGCATCAGCCGCAAGCGCGCGGATATGCTGGAGGCGCACGGCGTCACCATCGAAGCCTACGTGGACATCGACCCCCGCAAGGTGGGCAAGACCGTGCACGGCCGGCCTGTCATCCACCGGGACGAATTGGACGGCCCCGGCAAGCGCTTCGCCGTCAGCTACGTGGCCAGCCGCGGCGCGGCCGGCGAGATCGAAGAGTTCCTCCACGCCCATGGCTGGGGCGCCGGCAAGGACTATATTCTTGCGGCGTAA
- a CDS encoding ribonuclease H-like domain-containing protein gives MLENTFCHFPGIGLKTEAKLWNAGVLTWDDLEKDAPAGGSWPVGPGRLATARSLLDACRTALDAGDARVFYRDLPPQEQWRIFPHFRHSAAYVDIETTGTGCGMDHITTIALYDGREVKTYVHGRNLEDFVDDIAAYDLLVTFNGKCFDVPFIEREFNCTLDQAHIDLRFVLKAAGIGGGLKKVEHQLGLSRGDLDGVDGYWAVLLWKEFEATRDETVLETLIAYNVEDVIALELLAATAFNLHLERTPFAHRRLDPPLPGLNPFAASTAVLDTIRRRYFY, from the coding sequence ATGCTCGAAAACACCTTCTGCCATTTTCCCGGCATCGGCCTCAAGACCGAAGCCAAGCTCTGGAACGCCGGCGTCCTCACCTGGGACGACCTGGAAAAGGACGCCCCGGCCGGCGGCTCCTGGCCCGTGGGACCTGGTCGCCTGGCCACGGCGCGTTCCCTGCTGGACGCCTGCCGCACAGCCCTGGACGCAGGCGACGCCCGTGTCTTCTACCGCGACCTGCCGCCCCAGGAGCAGTGGCGCATATTCCCCCACTTCCGCCACAGCGCCGCCTACGTGGACATCGAGACAACCGGCACCGGCTGCGGCATGGACCACATCACCACCATCGCACTCTACGACGGCCGCGAGGTCAAGACCTATGTCCACGGCCGCAACCTCGAAGACTTTGTCGACGACATCGCCGCCTACGACCTGCTCGTTACCTTCAACGGCAAGTGCTTCGACGTGCCCTTTATCGAACGGGAGTTCAACTGCACCCTGGACCAGGCCCACATCGACCTGCGCTTCGTGCTCAAGGCGGCCGGCATCGGCGGCGGGCTCAAGAAAGTGGAGCATCAGCTCGGCCTCTCCCGCGGCGACCTGGACGGGGTGGACGGCTACTGGGCCGTGCTCTTGTGGAAAGAGTTCGAGGCCACGCGCGACGAAACCGTGCTCGAAACACTTATCGCCTACAACGTGGAGGACGTCATCGCCCTGGAGCTGCTGGCCGCCACGGCCTTCAACCTCCACCTGGAACGCACGCCCTTTGCCCACCGCCGCCTCGATCCCCCCCTGCCCGGCCTCAACCCCTTTGCCGCCAGCACCGCCGTGCTCGACACCATCCGGCGACGGTATTTTTATTAA